Proteins co-encoded in one Brassica rapa cultivar Chiifu-401-42 chromosome A02, CAAS_Brap_v3.01, whole genome shotgun sequence genomic window:
- the LOC103852650 gene encoding serine/threonine-protein kinase BLUS1 isoform X2, translating into MAGSSTKRFPLYAKDYELFEEVGEGVSASVYRAKCIALNENVAIKIMDLEKCRNDLDTIRKEVHIMSLIEHPNLLKAHCSFIDRNTLWIVMPYMSGGSCFHLMKTVYPQGFEQPIIATLLREVLKALVYLHRQGHIHRDVKAGNILVHSRGVVKLGDFGVSACMFDSGERMRTRNTFVGTPCWMAPEVMQQVDGYDFKADIWSFGITALELAHGHAPFSKFPPMKVLLMTLQNAPPRLDYDRDKKFSKSFRELIAACLVKDPKKRPTAAKLLKHPFFKHARSTDYLSRKILHGLSPLGERFKKLKEAEAELFKGINGDKEHEYMRGISAWNFDLQDLRKQASLNPDNEMCSSETRDVKEVDAPKRNPMIQRSKTMSLEMFKISDKDLMSASNSLTIGPLLPSFRRKFLPAIGYKVGILSDESNACCKRAAEALALEEPNQLELLAVDSKQTPALEELHQLEEPLAVDTTKQTLALEESHQVEPLAEKPKNGYRVGSVSRASCTANEVLPLLQSLLVQNDIQREKVIRLIRFFDGTVSETQNPTSKNEAVQIYPSRERELQSQVTFLEQSVEILVEEVKRRKGINDQLEEQIRSLTSSISRRSNSRSGA; encoded by the exons ATGGCTGGTTCATCAACCAAGAGGTTTCCTCTCTACGCTAAGGACTACGAGCTCTTCGAGGAGGTGGGAGAAGGTGTAAGCGCCTCAGTGTACAGAGCTAAGTGCATTGCTCTTAACGAGAATGTCGCCATTAAGATTATGGATCTTGAGAAATGCAGAAACGATTTG GACACAATAAGGAAGGAAGTTCACATTATGAGTTTGATTGAGCATCCGAATCTGTTGAAAGCGCATTGCTCTTTCATAGACCGTAACACCTTATGGATTGTGATGCCTTATATGTCTGGTGGCTCATGTTTTCATTTGATGAAAACTGTTTATCCTCAAGGTTTTGAGCAACCTATCATTGCTACTTTGTTGAGGGAAGTGCTTAAAGCTCTTGTTTATCTTCATAGACAAGGTCACATCCATAGAGATGTTAAG GCTGGGAACATACTGGTTCACTCGAGAGGTGTAGTGAAACTAGGAGACTTTGGAGTTTCAGCGTGTATGTTTGATAGCGGTGAAAGGATGCGTACAAGGAACACATTCGTTGGAACTCCTTGCTG GATGGCACCTGAAGTTATGCAGCAAGTAGATGGATATGATTTCAA AGCGGATATCTGGTCCTTTGGCATAACTGCACTGGAGCTAGCTCATGGTCACGCCccattttcaaaatttccaCCTATGAAG GTGCTATTAATGACCTTACAAAATGCTCCTCCTCGACTTGACTATGACAGGGATAAGAAATTCTCAAAG TCGTTTAGAGAGTTGATCGCAGCCTGTTTGGTTAAAGATCCAAAGAAGCGTCCAACCGCAGCAAAGCTTCTGAAGCACCCTTTCTTCAAACATGCACGGTCCACAGATTATCTGTCCCGTAAAATTCTACATGGTCTTTCTCCACTTGGTGAACGTTTTAAAAAGCTCAAG GAGGCAGAAGCTGAGTTGTTTAAAGGCATAAATGGTGACAAAGAACACGAGTACATGCGAGGGATTAGTGCTTGGAACTTTGATCTACAAGACTTGAGGAAGCAGGCATCACTT AATCCAGATAATGAAATGTGCAGTTCAGAGACTCGGGATGTTAAAGAGGTTGATGCACCAAAGAGAAACCCAATGATACAAAGGTCAAAGACTATGTCTTTGGAGATGTTCAAAATCTCAGACAAG GATCTGATGAGTGCGAGTAATAGTCTAACAATAGGTCCATTACTTCCTTCATTTCGTCGCAAGTTCCTCCCTGCTATTGG ATATAAAGTTGGCATCCTTTCTGATGAAAGCAATGCATGTTGCAAAAGAGCTGCAGAGGCCCTCGCTCTTGAAGAGCCCAATCAACTAGAGCTATTAGCGGTGGATAGCAAGCAGACACCTGCTCTTGAAGAGCTACATCAACTAGAAGAACCATTAGCGGTGGATACCACCAAGCAGACACTAGCTCTTGAAGAGTCACATCAAGTAGAGCCATTAGCGGAGAAACCAAAAAATGGCTACAGAGTTGGTTCTGTGAGCCGGGCGTCTTGCACAGCAAATGAAGTCCTACCACTGTTACAGAGTCTCCTGGTTCAGAATGACATTCAGAGG GAGAAAGTAATCAGATTGATTAGATTTTTTGATGGAACTGTCTCCG AAACTCAAAATCCAACCTCGAAAAACGAAGCAGTGCAG ATATATCCATCAAGGGAGAGAGAACTACAATCTCAAGTTACTTTCTTGGAGCAAAG
- the LOC103852649 gene encoding uncharacterized protein LOC103852649 — translation MQVVSPSSPAARFVGKERFAELYGKLNEDFSSKLKVGVTEKEEEESNDEGEEGDEFSFASVNGENSPITADEAFEGGQIRPVYPFFNRNLLFEPEAEESLRSPLKKVFVEREEATTTTTTATEESEPIGPYCSWSGRTVEEASPKTCRKSNSTGFSKLWRFRDLVLRSKSDGKDAFVFLSNGSSSQSSPSTAAAAAKPSGVKRAEKAKMKTKSAHERLYMRNRAIREEGKRRSYLPYKHVGFFTNVNGLTRNVHPY, via the coding sequence atgcaAGTTGTTTCTCCTTCGTCTCCGGCGGCGAGGTTCGTCGGAAAAGAAAGATTCGCCGAGCTTTACGGGAAATTAAACGAAGACTTCAGCTCCAAACTCAAGGTCGGTGTTacagagaaggaagaagaagaatctaatgatgaaggagaagaaggtGATGAGTTCTCGTTCGCGAGTGTAAACGGAGAGAACTCACCTATAACGGCGGATGAAGCTTTCGAAGGCGGTCAGATCCGACCGGTTTACCCTTTCTTTAACCGGAATCTCCTCTTCGAACCGGAGGCTGAAGAATCTCTCCGTTCGCCTCTCAAGAAGGTCTTCGTGGAAAGAGAGgaagccaccaccaccaccaccaccgcgaCGGAAGAATCTGAGCCGATCGGTCCTTACTGCTCGTGGTCAGGTAGAACGGTGGAGGAAGCTTCGCCGAAGACTTGTCGGAAAAGTAACTCGACAGGATTCTCGAAGCTTTGGAGGTTTAGAGATCTTGTCCTGAGAAGCAAAAGCGACGGTAAAGACGCGTTTGTGTTTCTTAGTAACGGTTCTTCGTCGCAGTCGTCTCCTTcaacggcggcggcggcggcgaaACCGAGCGGCGTGAAGAGAGCGGAGAAGGCGAAGATGAAAACGAAGTCGGCACACGAGAGGCTGTACATGAGGAACAGAGCGATAAGGGAAGAAGGGAAACGGAGATCGTATCTTCCGTACAAACATGTCGGGTTCTTCACCAATGTCAATGGTCTTACAAGGAATGTTCATCCTTACTGA
- the LOC103852650 gene encoding serine/threonine-protein kinase BLUS1 isoform X1, whose protein sequence is MAGSSTKRFPLYAKDYELFEEVGEGVSASVYRAKCIALNENVAIKIMDLEKCRNDLDTIRKEVHIMSLIEHPNLLKAHCSFIDRNTLWIVMPYMSGGSCFHLMKTVYPQGFEQPIIATLLREVLKALVYLHRQGHIHRDVKAGNILVHSRGVVKLGDFGVSACMFDSGERMRTRNTFVGTPCWMAPEVMQQVDGYDFKADIWSFGITALELAHGHAPFSKFPPMKVLLMTLQNAPPRLDYDRDKKFSKSFRELIAACLVKDPKKRPTAAKLLKHPFFKHARSTDYLSRKILHGLSPLGERFKKLKEAEAELFKGINGDKEHEYMRGISAWNFDLQDLRKQASLVSKNPDNEMCSSETRDVKEVDAPKRNPMIQRSKTMSLEMFKISDKDLMSASNSLTIGPLLPSFRRKFLPAIGYKVGILSDESNACCKRAAEALALEEPNQLELLAVDSKQTPALEELHQLEEPLAVDTTKQTLALEESHQVEPLAEKPKNGYRVGSVSRASCTANEVLPLLQSLLVQNDIQREKVIRLIRFFDGTVSETQNPTSKNEAVQIYPSRERELQSQVTFLEQSVEILVEEVKRRKGINDQLEEQIRSLTSSISRRSNSRSGA, encoded by the exons ATGGCTGGTTCATCAACCAAGAGGTTTCCTCTCTACGCTAAGGACTACGAGCTCTTCGAGGAGGTGGGAGAAGGTGTAAGCGCCTCAGTGTACAGAGCTAAGTGCATTGCTCTTAACGAGAATGTCGCCATTAAGATTATGGATCTTGAGAAATGCAGAAACGATTTG GACACAATAAGGAAGGAAGTTCACATTATGAGTTTGATTGAGCATCCGAATCTGTTGAAAGCGCATTGCTCTTTCATAGACCGTAACACCTTATGGATTGTGATGCCTTATATGTCTGGTGGCTCATGTTTTCATTTGATGAAAACTGTTTATCCTCAAGGTTTTGAGCAACCTATCATTGCTACTTTGTTGAGGGAAGTGCTTAAAGCTCTTGTTTATCTTCATAGACAAGGTCACATCCATAGAGATGTTAAG GCTGGGAACATACTGGTTCACTCGAGAGGTGTAGTGAAACTAGGAGACTTTGGAGTTTCAGCGTGTATGTTTGATAGCGGTGAAAGGATGCGTACAAGGAACACATTCGTTGGAACTCCTTGCTG GATGGCACCTGAAGTTATGCAGCAAGTAGATGGATATGATTTCAA AGCGGATATCTGGTCCTTTGGCATAACTGCACTGGAGCTAGCTCATGGTCACGCCccattttcaaaatttccaCCTATGAAG GTGCTATTAATGACCTTACAAAATGCTCCTCCTCGACTTGACTATGACAGGGATAAGAAATTCTCAAAG TCGTTTAGAGAGTTGATCGCAGCCTGTTTGGTTAAAGATCCAAAGAAGCGTCCAACCGCAGCAAAGCTTCTGAAGCACCCTTTCTTCAAACATGCACGGTCCACAGATTATCTGTCCCGTAAAATTCTACATGGTCTTTCTCCACTTGGTGAACGTTTTAAAAAGCTCAAG GAGGCAGAAGCTGAGTTGTTTAAAGGCATAAATGGTGACAAAGAACACGAGTACATGCGAGGGATTAGTGCTTGGAACTTTGATCTACAAGACTTGAGGAAGCAGGCATCACTTGTAAGTAAG AATCCAGATAATGAAATGTGCAGTTCAGAGACTCGGGATGTTAAAGAGGTTGATGCACCAAAGAGAAACCCAATGATACAAAGGTCAAAGACTATGTCTTTGGAGATGTTCAAAATCTCAGACAAG GATCTGATGAGTGCGAGTAATAGTCTAACAATAGGTCCATTACTTCCTTCATTTCGTCGCAAGTTCCTCCCTGCTATTGG ATATAAAGTTGGCATCCTTTCTGATGAAAGCAATGCATGTTGCAAAAGAGCTGCAGAGGCCCTCGCTCTTGAAGAGCCCAATCAACTAGAGCTATTAGCGGTGGATAGCAAGCAGACACCTGCTCTTGAAGAGCTACATCAACTAGAAGAACCATTAGCGGTGGATACCACCAAGCAGACACTAGCTCTTGAAGAGTCACATCAAGTAGAGCCATTAGCGGAGAAACCAAAAAATGGCTACAGAGTTGGTTCTGTGAGCCGGGCGTCTTGCACAGCAAATGAAGTCCTACCACTGTTACAGAGTCTCCTGGTTCAGAATGACATTCAGAGG GAGAAAGTAATCAGATTGATTAGATTTTTTGATGGAACTGTCTCCG AAACTCAAAATCCAACCTCGAAAAACGAAGCAGTGCAG ATATATCCATCAAGGGAGAGAGAACTACAATCTCAAGTTACTTTCTTGGAGCAAAG